DNA from Gramella sp. MAR_2010_147:
GTAGCTGAATTAGTGAGCAAATTTGAAGCTCCGGCAATGGATTCTTATAAAGGATTTGCACAGCAGGAAAGTGCAGCTCGCAGAGCTCAGGCCACGATGAGAGTTTTTGAAGCTCTTAAGACGAAAGCAGAAATTGAAGATAACAGAGCTAGGTTCTACTAGACTTCTGGATTTATGATAATAAAAAGCCTCAGCATATGCTGGGGCTTTTTTATTTGATAAGTTCCTGATATTCGAATATCGTTTGATATCCCTTTTTTCTAAAGTATTCTTTTTCTTCTTTACCACCAGTGGCAAGTATAAAATCGCCTCCCCAGCCACCAAGACTTTTAATAACTCCGGGATAGTCCGGAAATAATTCAGTTTGTATACGTGGCAGGTTAATCGCTTTGGAGATCAAAGATTCATGAGCTTTCAGAAAGAGCTTGAATTCTTCCAGATTTTCGCTTTTAATGATCTGTTCTGTTATTCCTGAAATTTTATTGGCGAGATCCTGAATATTCTCAATAGGCTGATTTCGATAATGTGCGATCGCCTCCCTGCTGTTTTGTTTTTTGTTTAGGTAAACTAAGAAAAGATCATTTTTAAATGGCGGATTAAAATCTGCAGTAAAGCTTACAGGTCCATTTTTGGTCAATTGATAAGTTATAGGGAAATCATTGCCTGCTGCGGCGATATCATAGCCGCTGCCTCCAAAACTTGCTTTTAATAAATTATAAGGATCGATCTCCAGCCATTGAGCAATATTGTTGATTAGGGTAGATGAAGTTCCAAGTCCCCATTTTCGGTTAAAGTCAAGTCTGGTGATTATCTTATATCCTTTATGATGAAAAGCTTGTGCATTTTCTCTGTATGCTGAAGATAAGATCTGCTGAAGACGTTTTGCAGTTTCAGTTGTTTCGAGATTTTGTTTTGTTGAGAGTGTAATCGGCGTGAAATTCCCATTTTCAATTTTGAAATCTGACTGAAACCAGATATTTTCATTTTCGTCATAGCTAATCCAGGTTAAATTACCTGTTTTACCTGTTAAAACTTCCATGCTCTGTCCCAGTTTTGTAGGTAATGCCAGGGACTTTGCTCCATTTAATACGGCATATTCTCCGGTTAGCAGTAATTTCCCATTACTTCTAAATTTTTGCATTAAGCTCTCATTTTTTCCAGTTGCTCTATTACGCTACTATGAGTAATAGTGTGATGTGTAAAATACTCTACCATATCTTCTTTTTCTTTATCTGTCGCCTGATTTTGATTAAGAATATTCATCAGGTGCATCTTCATGTGGCCTTGCTGGATTCCTGTAGTAGTTAGGGATCTTAAGGCGGCAAAGTTTTGAGCCAATCCGGCTACTGCAGTGATCTGCATTAAATCTTTTGCCGATGGTTTTTGAAGTATGTCTAGTGCCAGTTTTACTAAAGGATGCAAACTTGTGAGTCCGCCAACGGTTCCAAGTGCCAGTGGGATCTCCAACCAGAATTTAAAGATTCCATTCTCCACTTTAGCATGAGTAAGACTTGAATACTGCCCATCTTTGGATGCATAAGCATGGATACCTGCTTCAACCGCACGAAAATCGTTTCCGGTGGCCAGAACCACAGCATCAATACCATTCATCACACCTTTATTGTGAGTTACTGCCCTGTAAGGCTCGATTTCAGCAATTCTAACGGCCTGTATAAATTTTTCTGCAAATTGTTCTCCTGTCATGTTGCTGTCTTCGGAAAGTTCAGCTACGGGACAGGACACTTCAGCCCTAACAATACATTCTGGTACATAATTAGAAAGAATGCTCATGATGATCTGGAGATCTTTTTCTTCCTTATTAAAAGTCTCGGCATTTGATGCTTCTTCCTGAAGAACTTCGGCAAATTTCTCCAAACAGGAGTTAATGAAATTAGCACCCATAGAATC
Protein-coding regions in this window:
- a CDS encoding GYDIA family GHMP kinase → MQKFRSNGKLLLTGEYAVLNGAKSLALPTKLGQSMEVLTGKTGNLTWISYDENENIWFQSDFKIENGNFTPITLSTKQNLETTETAKRLQQILSSAYRENAQAFHHKGYKIITRLDFNRKWGLGTSSTLINNIAQWLEIDPYNLLKASFGGSGYDIAAAGNDFPITYQLTKNGPVSFTADFNPPFKNDLFLVYLNKKQNSREAIAHYRNQPIENIQDLANKISGITEQIIKSENLEEFKLFLKAHESLISKAINLPRIQTELFPDYPGVIKSLGGWGGDFILATGGKEEKEYFRKKGYQTIFEYQELIK
- a CDS encoding hydroxymethylglutaryl-CoA reductase, degradative, which gives rise to MTKPVNGFSKLTKTEKIEWLAKNYLHDNSEAIPILKQYWNDDEKLQKLHDEFIENTVSNFYLPLGLAPNFLINGKYYVLPMAIEESSVVAAASKAAKFWSERGGFKATVINQKKIGQVHFLFRGDYPKLENLFKDIEPKLREAVKPITRNMEKRGGGILNIELIDKTEDLENYYQLFVKFDTRDSMGANFINSCLEKFAEVLQEEASNAETFNKEEKDLQIIMSILSNYVPECIVRAEVSCPVAELSEDSNMTGEQFAEKFIQAVRIAEIEPYRAVTHNKGVMNGIDAVVLATGNDFRAVEAGIHAYASKDGQYSSLTHAKVENGIFKFWLEIPLALGTVGGLTSLHPLVKLALDILQKPSAKDLMQITAVAGLAQNFAALRSLTTTGIQQGHMKMHLMNILNQNQATDKEKEDMVEYFTHHTITHSSVIEQLEKMRA